The genomic interval attaaagtttaaccTTCTTATTCTTTGGAGACTTTTCTTCAACACTATCCAAATCTATCCCTTTTGTTCCTATTaagtatttaataattttttgaacaACAGACTAATTGAGAGATTTTCTTTCCatccaattaaatttttgggACATTTTAAAACTTCATCAAAAATCTCAATGACATGATCATATTCTCTTCTTTATTTCCATAGAAAGGCTTTCTATAGTTAAGACTGAGATTGTAGTTTTGGTGCATATGTACAGACACAAAGGGTATCAGTCGAATCGAATACTGCTTCTTTTGCATGTAAAAGGGTTCGATTCTATACAAATGAATCAAAGTTAattctctaaaaaaaaatgatttagtGCATATGTTGCTGCCCCATAAAGGAGAAGCAAGTTTTGTAGTGCTGCAAagataaaaactaaaaagaaaaaacaaattaataaaaagaatgGTAATTTTCACTTACATATATTcctaataattttaattttttttctacatgatattttgtgggttttttttattaacatcCATGGATAAGTCTATACCCACTAGATGTTAggttattaattttagttaataagattaaaaaaatacccTTCAATGTGAATAAATAagttaattttgaattaaggGTACTTAGATAATTttatagaataaaattaaCCGTCTAGACATTTATTatcaatggaaacatgccttAAGGATCAACGAAAACATAAGTTATTCATAGtgttaattgagaaaaaaaaatattcaggTACTAATTGGAGCAAAAGAGAAATCATAGCTaccatttgaaaaaaattaaaaccacaAAATATACATATGGAGTTTAgtctaaaaagaaaagaaatagattATAACGAAGGTTATAGTCTAATGGCTTCCTCTGTCCATTTAGTCCAAAGCTGTGGCAAACTAAAAAGACATTATATACATAAACATGTAAGCTGTAAGCAATCTGATTACTTAAAGCAAGCATTAAGGTGTTACTTCTGCGTATCTATCTGTTATCCCACTGATATCAACGCCCTCTAGATAGAAATGATTCAGTGACAGTCATTATTGCAGTAGAATCATTTGCCCCTGCTGCAGAGTAATCACCGGGCTCTTTCGCATACTCCTGAAGAATTGCATCCAAACTTTCAGGGAGTGAAGCTTGCTCCTTCAGATACAGGATGATTTCTGGCATTCTTGGCCTGACTGCTGCCACCTTGTGTGTGCAAAGTAGTCCAAGCTTCAATACTAGATTGATTTCCCCAACCTTAATATCTTTGCCAAGTGTGGAGTCTATTGTCTTCAAGAGATCCCCTTCCTTCCAACATTTGAACACCCAATCCGCCAGATGCACTTCATCGGCTGATGCTTGTGACTTGATTGGCCTTCTACCACAAACAACCTCCAAGCAAAATGCCCCGAATGCATAAACATCGGTGCTTGTGCTTGGCATGCCTGTTTTAGGAAGCTCCGGTGCCATGTAGCCAAAGGTACCTGCTATATGAGTGGTTTGAGGACCCTGTGCAATGTTGCTACATATTGCAAGCCCAAAATCACCTAATTTTCCGTTCAGGTCACCATCTAATAGCACGTTGCTGGGCTTTATATCTCTGTGAATGATGACTTCCGTCCATTCGTCATGCAGGAAGGCAAGCGCAGAGGCTACATCTTTGATGATTCGAAATCTTTGATCCCAATCAAGCGTGACCTCAGGCTTGTTGTGTAGAAACTTGTCAAGACTACCATTAGGCATATACTCATAGACCAAAAGGAGCTCATTATTAACTCGAGAATAGCCAAGAACTTTAACTAAGTTGGGATGCCGCAGCCTTCCAATTGTGCAGATCTCCGAAATGAATTCTTTCGTTCCTTGATGAGATTGGTGAGAGATTCTCTTCACAGTAACTTGGACTTTTGATCCAGGTAATTCTCCTCTGAAAACCTGGCCAAAACCACCTTGTCCTAGAAGCTCCTTTTCATCGAAGCCTCCAGTCGCTACGAGTAGATCTTCGTAAGGAAATCTATGAGATCCGAATTGGACCTCCCAATCTTCACTTATGTCAGGAACTACGGctcttttatttctaaatGCTAAGAAAACCATGGCAGATATTGTAACTGCCACTAAAAGTACACCCGTTAATGGCAAAACAACCGCTAAAATGACTTGTTTCTTCCTAGATTTTCCCAGGCCTGGTAAAGAAGGAAGTTTGTCAAGATCAAGGTCTTGAGCTTTCCCTTCTATCTGGAAGCTCCAACCCAAGACATAAAGAGATGATACTTGTTGACCAGTGGCAGAAGTAAAACCTACGTACATTTGTTCTACAATGATTGGTGATAGATCTATATCCATTGACAGCAGAGGGACTTTTGGCTTACTTAAATGGATTGGAGACAATGTGACATTCAGCTGATGCTTTGTTCCATCGTATTCCACCCAAAGCTGTATCCTCTCCCCGCTTGCAAGGTCAACATGCCTGGATTCACTACTTCCAATGGAAACGTATCCTGCATGGCCCGATATGGCTGACGTTAAGCTATTGATAGCAATCCCAACATGGTTATCATCAATGTCATCAACTTCCTGGTTTTGGAACGTGC from Theobroma cacao cultivar B97-61/B2 chromosome 5, Criollo_cocoa_genome_V2, whole genome shotgun sequence carries:
- the LOC18597717 gene encoding L-type lectin-domain containing receptor kinase V.9, translated to MYFKNFLVVFVLIQVAAASSSGFVFQKFDRGSLELSGVAEVRDDGLVRLTNAAPSQFGQAFYSVPFGFKNSSNGSVSSFSTTCVLAIAPDLGNGMALVLAPSKKFITGQGLGLFNLSNNGSSSNHIVAVELRTFQNQEVDDIDDNHVGIAINSLTSAISGHAGYVSIGSSESRHVDLASGERIQLWVEYDGTKHQLNVTLSPIHLSKPKVPLLSMDIDLSPIIVEQMYVGFTSATGQQVSSLYVLGWSFQIEGKAQDLDLDKLPSLPGLGKSRKKQVILAVVLPLTGVLLVAVTISAMVFLAFRNKRAVVPDISEDWEVQFGSHRFPYEDLLVATGGFDEKELLGQGGFGQVFRGELPGSKVQVTVKRISHQSHQGTKEFISEICTIGRLRHPNLVKVLGYSRVNNELLLVYEYMPNGSLDKFLHNKPEVTLDWDQRFRIIKDVASALAFLHDEWTEVIIHRDIKPSNVLLDGDLNGKLGDFGLAICSNIAQGPQTTHIAGTFGYMAPELPKTGMPSTSTDVYAFGAFCLEVVCGRRPIKSQASADEVHLADWVFKCWKEGDLLKTIDSTLGKDIKVGEINLVLKLGLLCTHKVAAVRPRMPEIILYLKEQASLPESLDAILQEYAKEPGDYSAAGANDSTAIMTVTESFLSRGR